A single genomic interval of Lysobacter avium harbors:
- a CDS encoding fatty acid CoA ligase family protein, producing MTERANIADALPRLAAQHPDGVAMRCPGTRRRDGLASYDLSLTYAQLEARSNAIAAGLALRGVGHGSRVVVMVRPSPEFFLLMFALFKAGAVPVLVDPGIDRRALRQCLDEAQPDAFIGIGLAQVARRLLGWAKSARLAITTARRPWLSDATLAQVEQDGARVIASGEAASPAATDADDVAAILFTSGSTGVPKGVVYRHRHFLAQGAMLRDAFGIVPGGVNLPTFPPFALFDPALGVTSIIPDMDPTRPAEADPRKLHDAIDRFGVDQLFGSPALMAVLARHGERLPTLKRVMSAGAPVPADVVATLRRLLPDDARFWTPYGATECLPVTMIEGRELQATREATEAGAGTCVGWPTAPNVVRIIAITDAPIGEWSDALCVPHGEVGEITVAGPTATDTYFNRDAQTRAAKIHERVGRTGDGPDGSDTAGRKGATPGTVPTADDERIVHRMGDLGYFDAQGRLWFCGRKSHRVESAAGPLYTEQVEPVFNTHPQVRRTALVGVGAVGAQQPVLCVELEADVPRDQWPSIERDLRGIANMHPSLVMIDRFALHPGFPVDIRHNAKIGREKLAVWAAARKQ from the coding sequence GTGACTGAGCGGGCCAACATCGCCGACGCGCTGCCGCGGCTGGCGGCGCAGCATCCGGATGGCGTCGCGATGCGCTGCCCCGGCACGCGCCGGCGCGACGGCCTGGCGAGTTACGACCTCAGCCTGACGTATGCGCAACTGGAAGCGCGCAGCAACGCGATCGCCGCGGGACTGGCGCTGCGCGGAGTCGGCCACGGCAGCCGCGTGGTGGTGATGGTGCGGCCGTCGCCGGAATTTTTTTTGCTGATGTTCGCGCTGTTCAAGGCCGGCGCTGTGCCGGTACTGGTCGATCCGGGCATCGACCGCCGGGCGCTGCGCCAATGCCTGGACGAGGCGCAGCCGGATGCCTTCATCGGCATCGGCCTGGCGCAGGTTGCGCGTCGCCTGCTGGGCTGGGCGAAGTCCGCTCGGCTGGCGATCACCACCGCGCGGCGTCCGTGGCTGAGCGATGCGACGCTGGCGCAGGTGGAGCAAGACGGGGCGCGCGTGATCGCGTCCGGTGAGGCGGCTTCGCCAGCGGCGACAGACGCCGATGACGTCGCCGCGATTCTCTTCACCAGTGGTTCCACCGGCGTGCCCAAGGGCGTGGTCTACCGGCACCGGCACTTCCTCGCCCAGGGGGCGATGCTGCGCGACGCGTTCGGCATCGTCCCCGGCGGAGTGAACCTGCCGACCTTCCCGCCGTTCGCCCTGTTCGACCCGGCGTTGGGGGTGACCTCGATCATTCCCGACATGGACCCGACCCGGCCCGCCGAGGCCGACCCGCGCAAGCTGCACGATGCGATCGATCGTTTCGGCGTGGATCAGCTGTTTGGGTCCCCGGCGCTGATGGCGGTGCTGGCGCGCCACGGCGAGCGCCTGCCGACACTGAAGCGGGTGATGTCGGCCGGTGCGCCGGTGCCGGCCGACGTGGTGGCGACACTGCGCCGGTTGTTGCCCGATGACGCGCGTTTCTGGACGCCGTACGGCGCGACCGAATGCCTGCCGGTGACGATGATCGAGGGCCGTGAGCTGCAGGCCACGCGCGAGGCGACCGAGGCCGGGGCGGGCACCTGTGTTGGGTGGCCGACCGCGCCCAACGTGGTTCGCATCATCGCGATCACCGACGCGCCGATTGGCGAGTGGTCCGACGCGTTGTGCGTGCCCCACGGCGAGGTCGGCGAAATCACGGTCGCCGGACCGACCGCGACCGACACGTATTTCAATCGCGACGCGCAGACGCGGGCTGCGAAGATCCACGAGCGTGTGGGCCGCACAGGTGACGGGCCCGATGGGTCGGATACTGCCGGACGCAAAGGTGCCACGCCCGGGACGGTTCCGACTGCGGATGACGAGCGCATCGTCCATCGCATGGGCGATCTGGGCTATTTCGATGCGCAGGGCCGGCTGTGGTTCTGCGGTCGCAAGTCGCACCGGGTGGAGAGCGCCGCCGGCCCGCTGTACACCGAGCAGGTGGAGCCGGTGTTCAACACGCATCCGCAGGTGCGGCGGACGGCGCTGGTCGGCGTCGGTGCCGTGGGCGCGCAGCAGCCGGTGCTGTGTGTGGAGCTGGAGGCGGACGTACCACGCGACCAGTGGCCCTCCATCGAGCGGGACCTGCGCGGGATCGCGAATATGCATCCGTCGCTGGTCATGATAGATCGCTTTGCCCTGCACCCGGGATTCCCGGTCGACATCCGCCACAACGCCAAGATCGGCCGCGAGAAGCTGGCCGTCTGGGCGGCAGCCAGGAAGCAGTGA
- a CDS encoding alpha/beta fold hydrolase — translation MTASDFPDYPFTPARFEVRPGIAMSYLDEGPRDGEIVVMLHGNPSWSFYWRHLVRGLSDRYRCIVPDHVGMGLSDRPDDGPDASPRYDYTLQSRVDDVAALLRHLGISGPVTLAVHDWGGMIGFGWALTHADRVKRLVVLNTAAFPLPAAKRMPKRLGFGRDSRIGGYLIRRFNLFARGAAWMGTRRSLPADVRRGYIAPYTGWKNAISTLRFMQDIPLGEGDRAWPLVAEAGRRLPEFADRPVFLGWGLRDFVFDRHFLKGFTDALPDAEVHAFADAGHYVLEDRHEALVPAIRAFLDKHALDNDPVDSHPLPRD, via the coding sequence ATGACAGCGAGCGATTTCCCCGATTACCCCTTTACGCCGGCCCGGTTCGAGGTCCGCCCGGGCATCGCGATGAGCTACCTCGACGAAGGCCCGCGCGACGGCGAGATAGTCGTGATGCTGCACGGCAATCCGTCGTGGAGCTTCTACTGGCGGCACCTGGTGCGCGGTCTGTCGGACCGCTACCGCTGCATCGTGCCGGACCACGTCGGCATGGGCCTGTCGGATCGGCCGGACGACGGGCCGGATGCCTCGCCGCGCTACGACTACACGTTGCAGTCGCGGGTGGATGACGTCGCTGCGCTGCTGCGACACCTGGGCATCAGCGGCCCGGTGACGCTGGCGGTGCACGACTGGGGCGGCATGATCGGCTTCGGCTGGGCCCTGACTCACGCTGACCGGGTCAAACGGCTGGTGGTGCTGAACACTGCGGCATTCCCGCTGCCGGCGGCCAAGCGGATGCCGAAGCGGCTGGGTTTCGGTCGCGATTCGCGCATCGGCGGCTACCTGATCCGCCGCTTCAACCTGTTCGCCCGCGGCGCGGCGTGGATGGGCACCAGGCGCTCGTTACCGGCCGACGTGCGCCGCGGCTACATCGCGCCCTACACCGGCTGGAAGAACGCCATCAGCACCCTGCGCTTCATGCAGGACATCCCGCTGGGCGAGGGCGACCGGGCCTGGCCGCTGGTCGCCGAGGCCGGACGCCGCCTGCCGGAGTTCGCCGACCGTCCAGTATTCCTGGGCTGGGGCCTGAGGGATTTTGTGTTCGACCGCCACTTCCTCAAGGGCTTCACCGACGCGCTTCCTGACGCGGAGGTGCACGCCTTCGCGGACGCCGGCCACTACGTGCTGGAAGACCGCCACGAAGCGCTGGTGCCGGCGATCCGCGCGTTCCTGGACAAGCATGCCTTGGACAACGATCCCGTGGACAGCCACCCATTGCCCCGTGACTGA
- the argS gene encoding arginine--tRNA ligase has product MKATLHALIAHAIDALRAAGTLPADLPTPDFVIERPKARVQGDFSTNAAMLLAKPARSNPRAIAQAILDALPANADIGKVEIAGPGFINFHIDEAAWRRQLGEVFAQGARYGRNLTGQGRCAGVEYVSANPTGPLHVGHGRAAVIGDCIARVLDANGWEVAREYYYNDAGVQIENLALSVQARARGIGTDDPAWPENGYRGDYIADVAQAYLDGASVELDGEMLTGARDADNLDAIRRFAVAWLRREQNSDLAAYGVGFDVYFLESSLYTQGKVEETVAALTANGHTYEDGGALWLRTTDFGDDKDRVMRKSDGSYTYFVPDVAYHLSKWQRGYQRAITELGADHHGSLARVRAGLQALDAGIPQGWPEYVLHQMVTVMRGGEEVKLSKRAGSYLTLRDLVDEAGRDATRWFLVARKPDSQLTFDIDLARSQSLDNPVYYVQVSHARMCGLMRQLDERGLSFDRDAGLQLGLEDDAATHELVTTILRYPDVVETAGRDLEPHQVAAYLLELAQVFQSYYNDHQFLVDDANQRHARLVLAMATRQVLANGLELLGVSAPEVM; this is encoded by the coding sequence GTGAAAGCCACCCTGCACGCCCTGATCGCGCACGCCATCGACGCCCTGCGCGCCGCCGGCACCCTGCCCGCAGATCTGCCGACGCCCGATTTCGTCATCGAGCGACCGAAGGCGCGCGTGCAGGGTGACTTCTCGACCAACGCCGCGATGCTGCTGGCCAAGCCGGCGCGCTCCAATCCGCGCGCGATCGCCCAGGCGATTCTCGACGCGCTGCCGGCCAATGCCGATATCGGCAAGGTCGAGATCGCCGGTCCGGGCTTCATCAACTTCCACATCGACGAGGCCGCCTGGCGCCGGCAGCTGGGCGAGGTGTTTGCCCAGGGCGCCCGCTACGGCCGCAACCTCACCGGCCAGGGCCGGTGCGCCGGCGTGGAGTACGTCTCCGCCAACCCGACCGGTCCGCTGCACGTCGGCCACGGCCGCGCGGCGGTGATTGGCGACTGCATCGCCCGCGTGCTGGACGCCAACGGCTGGGAAGTGGCCCGCGAGTATTACTACAACGATGCCGGCGTGCAGATCGAGAACCTCGCCCTGTCGGTGCAGGCCCGTGCCCGCGGCATCGGCACCGATGATCCGGCGTGGCCCGAGAACGGCTATCGCGGCGACTACATCGCCGACGTCGCCCAGGCCTACCTGGACGGCGCGAGTGTCGAGCTCGACGGAGAGATGCTCACCGGCGCCCGCGATGCCGACAACCTCGACGCGATCCGCCGCTTCGCCGTCGCCTGGCTGCGGCGCGAGCAGAACAGCGACCTGGCCGCCTACGGCGTCGGCTTTGACGTCTATTTCCTGGAGAGCTCGCTGTATACCCAAGGCAAGGTGGAGGAAACCGTCGCCGCGCTCACCGCGAACGGCCACACCTACGAGGACGGTGGCGCGCTGTGGCTGCGGACCACCGATTTCGGTGACGACAAGGACCGCGTGATGCGCAAGTCCGACGGCAGCTACACCTACTTCGTGCCCGACGTCGCCTACCACCTGAGCAAATGGCAGCGCGGCTACCAGCGCGCGATCACCGAGCTGGGCGCCGACCACCACGGTTCGCTGGCCCGCGTGCGCGCCGGCCTGCAGGCACTCGATGCCGGCATCCCGCAGGGCTGGCCCGAGTACGTCCTGCACCAGATGGTGACGGTCATGCGCGGCGGCGAAGAAGTTAAGCTGTCCAAGCGCGCCGGCAGTTACCTCACCCTGCGCGATCTGGTCGACGAGGCCGGACGCGACGCCACCCGCTGGTTCCTCGTCGCGCGCAAGCCCGACTCTCAGCTGACCTTCGACATCGACCTGGCCCGCAGCCAGTCGCTCGACAACCCGGTGTATTACGTCCAGGTCTCGCACGCCCGGATGTGCGGGTTGATGCGCCAGCTGGATGAGCGCGGCCTGTCATTCGACCGCGACGCGGGCCTGCAGCTGGGCCTGGAAGACGACGCCGCGACCCACGAGCTGGTGACGACGATCCTGCGCTACCCCGATGTGGTGGAGACCGCCGGGCGCGACCTGGAGCCGCACCAGGTCGCCGCCTATTTGCTGGAACTGGCGCAAGTCTTCCAGTCGTATTACAACGACCATCAGTTCCTGGTGGATGATGCCAACCAGCGCCACGCCCGTCTGGTGCTGGCGATGGCGACCCGACAGGTGCTGGCCAACGGTCTGGAATTGCTGGGCGTAAGCGCCCCCGAGGTGATGTAA
- a CDS encoding SPOR domain-containing protein yields the protein MAARRGKSQARRNQGNSGMPGWAWMILGILITIVAILLLPRVLKSDGDGFFRPQPNPDAQPAPVAVDDSVVSPGATGKPPASDGPKYDFYTLLPGKEVAVSDAELAATERAEEQRAEALRAAAALRGETPAAAVARNPDAADPALPTPVSEEPATPAPTPTTPPASTAATTSPAATPAAAVAEPRPVAAAADGSRYLLQAGAFQASGQAEELKAQLAMMGLSARVEPAQINGNTVYRVRMGPYGSAGDLADAKRKLASSGVSAMAIKAQ from the coding sequence GTGGCAGCACGACGCGGTAAATCACAGGCGCGACGCAATCAGGGCAACAGCGGCATGCCCGGCTGGGCATGGATGATCCTGGGCATCCTGATCACCATCGTGGCGATCCTGCTGCTGCCCAGGGTGCTCAAGTCCGACGGCGATGGCTTCTTCCGCCCGCAGCCCAATCCCGACGCGCAGCCGGCTCCGGTTGCGGTGGACGACAGCGTGGTGAGCCCAGGCGCCACCGGCAAGCCGCCCGCCAGCGACGGGCCCAAATACGATTTCTACACCCTGCTTCCCGGGAAGGAAGTCGCCGTCAGCGACGCCGAGCTGGCCGCTACCGAGCGCGCCGAAGAGCAGCGCGCGGAAGCCCTGCGCGCTGCGGCCGCGTTGCGCGGCGAGACGCCCGCGGCAGCGGTCGCCCGCAATCCGGACGCGGCGGATCCGGCGCTGCCGACGCCGGTCAGCGAGGAGCCGGCGACGCCGGCACCGACGCCAACCACGCCGCCAGCCAGCACCGCCGCGACAACAAGCCCGGCGGCCACGCCCGCGGCCGCGGTGGCAGAGCCCAGGCCCGTCGCCGCTGCCGCCGATGGCAGCCGTTACCTGCTGCAGGCCGGCGCCTTCCAGGCTTCCGGCCAGGCCGAGGAGCTGAAGGCGCAGCTCGCGATGATGGGCCTGAGCGCCCGCGTGGAGCCGGCGCAGATCAACGGCAACACGGTCTATCGCGTGCGCATGGGCCCCTACGGCAGTGCCGGCGATCTGGCCGATGCCAAGCGCAAACTCGCCAGCAGCGGCGTGTCGGCAATGGCGATCAAGGCCCAGTAG
- a CDS encoding NAD(P)-dependent oxidoreductase produces MKTGFIGLGAMGAPMARYLHARGLLTVVGNRTQSKADALARELEVRAARSADNFADCDVVAMCVSLDADVLENVQALAQVLKPGAVVVDHSTVSVQTARRAAAMLHEHGIGFVDAPVSGGVEGARNGKLSVMAGGDAEAIEKVRPVLEAYASRISHMGATGAGQATKAVNQVLVAGINEAVCEGLALGEKLGLDAERLLPTLMAGAAGNWFLEKRGGTMMRSEFAPGFKSAHMLKDLRIVRDIAREASIQLSTLELALADYGRLVDQGDGDSDTSALIKLKRGN; encoded by the coding sequence ATGAAAACCGGATTCATTGGCCTGGGCGCGATGGGCGCACCGATGGCTCGCTACCTGCACGCGCGCGGCCTGTTGACCGTGGTCGGCAACCGCACCCAGTCCAAGGCCGACGCACTGGCCAGGGAACTGGAAGTGCGTGCGGCGCGCTCGGCCGACAACTTCGCCGACTGCGACGTGGTCGCGATGTGTGTCTCGCTGGACGCCGACGTGCTCGAGAACGTCCAGGCGCTGGCGCAGGTGCTCAAGCCGGGCGCGGTGGTGGTGGATCACTCCACCGTCTCCGTGCAGACGGCGCGGCGCGCCGCGGCGATGCTGCACGAGCACGGCATCGGCTTCGTCGACGCGCCGGTATCGGGTGGGGTGGAGGGAGCGCGCAACGGCAAGCTGTCGGTGATGGCCGGCGGCGACGCGGAGGCGATCGAGAAGGTGCGACCCGTGCTGGAGGCCTACGCCAGCCGGATCAGCCACATGGGCGCGACCGGCGCCGGCCAGGCGACCAAGGCGGTCAACCAGGTGCTGGTGGCCGGCATCAACGAGGCGGTCTGCGAGGGACTCGCGCTCGGCGAGAAGCTCGGCCTGGACGCCGAGCGCCTGCTGCCCACGCTGATGGCGGGCGCGGCCGGCAACTGGTTCCTGGAGAAACGCGGCGGCACGATGATGCGCAGCGAGTTCGCGCCTGGCTTCAAGAGCGCGCACATGCTCAAGGATCTGCGCATCGTCCGCGACATCGCCCGCGAGGCATCGATCCAGCTGTCGACGCTGGAGTTGGCGCTGGCCGACTACGGTCGCCTGGTCGACCAGGGTGACGGCGACAGCGATACGTCGGCGCTGATCAAGCTCAAGCGCGGCAACTGA
- the speA gene encoding arginine decarboxylase, with the protein MSHWSIDQARKTYSVPHWSEGYFDVDDQGRVTVRPRGANGPEVALPEVVDQARANGAKLPLLVRFPDILGDRLGKLQAAFCQAMADADYAGGYTAVYPIKVNQHQGVAGTLASHHGEGFGLEAGSKPELMAVLALSRPGGLIVCNGYKDREYIRLALIGRKLGMETFIVIEKPSELALVLEESKALGVKPGIGVRMRLASLGAGKWQNSGGDKAKFGLTPRQVLDLWKSLREAGMTDCLGLLHFHMGSQISNVRDIASGIREATRYLVELSKLGANVRYMDVGGGLGIDYEGTRSRSYYSINYGVQQYASSIVQPLADACIEHGLTPPRIVTECGRAMTAHHAVLIANVSEVEPAPEGRVPDEHDDEPAVIRHLRGIHAELDSRPAVELFHEAVHFHSEGLTAYALGQIDLVHRARIDDLFYLIAHGVRERLSPGEKSHQAVLDELNQRLVDKYFVNFSVFESMPDVWAIQQVFPIMPIERLDEAPQRRGVIADLTCDSDGRIDTYVGNETLDTSMAIHSLNPGESYRLGFFLVGAYQEILGDIHNLFGDTDAVAVQIDGDGYQLTQQRRGDTTDVMLDYVGYSLGELRASYRAKVAAADLPADEAERLNAALEAGLTGYTYLSDAPLA; encoded by the coding sequence ATGTCCCACTGGTCGATCGATCAGGCCCGCAAGACCTACTCCGTCCCGCATTGGAGCGAGGGGTACTTCGACGTCGACGACCAGGGCCGGGTGACGGTGCGGCCGAGAGGGGCGAATGGACCTGAGGTGGCGTTGCCGGAGGTGGTCGACCAGGCGCGCGCCAACGGCGCCAAGCTGCCGCTGCTGGTGCGCTTCCCCGACATCCTCGGCGACCGCCTGGGCAAGCTGCAGGCGGCGTTTTGCCAGGCGATGGCCGATGCGGACTACGCCGGCGGCTACACCGCGGTCTACCCGATCAAGGTCAACCAGCATCAGGGCGTGGCCGGCACGCTGGCCTCGCACCACGGCGAGGGCTTCGGCCTGGAGGCGGGCAGCAAGCCCGAACTGATGGCGGTCCTGGCGCTGAGCCGTCCCGGCGGCCTGATCGTCTGCAACGGCTACAAGGACCGTGAATACATCCGCCTGGCGCTGATCGGCCGCAAGCTGGGCATGGAGACCTTCATCGTCATCGAGAAGCCCTCCGAGCTGGCGCTGGTGCTGGAGGAGTCCAAGGCGCTCGGGGTCAAGCCCGGGATCGGCGTGCGCATGCGCCTGGCCAGCCTGGGCGCGGGCAAGTGGCAGAACAGCGGCGGCGACAAGGCCAAGTTCGGCCTGACCCCGCGCCAGGTGCTGGACCTGTGGAAAAGCCTGCGCGAGGCCGGGATGACCGACTGCCTGGGCCTGCTGCATTTCCACATGGGCTCGCAGATCTCCAACGTGCGCGACATCGCCAGCGGCATCCGCGAGGCGACCCGCTATCTCGTCGAGCTGTCCAAGCTGGGCGCCAACGTCCGCTACATGGATGTCGGCGGCGGGCTGGGCATCGACTACGAGGGCACCCGCTCGCGCAGCTATTACTCGATCAACTACGGCGTGCAGCAGTACGCATCCAGCATCGTCCAGCCGTTGGCCGATGCGTGCATCGAACACGGCCTGACGCCGCCGCGCATCGTCACCGAATGCGGGCGTGCGATGACCGCGCACCACGCGGTGCTGATCGCCAACGTCTCCGAGGTCGAGCCCGCGCCGGAAGGCCGCGTGCCCGACGAGCACGACGATGAGCCGGCGGTCATCCGCCACCTGCGCGGGATCCACGCCGAGCTGGATTCGCGCCCGGCCGTGGAGCTGTTCCACGAGGCCGTGCACTTCCACTCCGAAGGCCTGACCGCCTACGCGCTGGGCCAGATCGACCTGGTCCACCGCGCCCGCATCGACGACCTGTTCTACCTGATCGCCCACGGCGTGCGCGAGCGCCTCAGCCCCGGCGAGAAGAGCCACCAAGCGGTGCTGGACGAGCTCAATCAGCGGCTGGTGGACAAGTACTTCGTCAACTTCAGCGTGTTCGAGTCGATGCCAGACGTCTGGGCGATCCAGCAGGTGTTTCCGATCATGCCGATCGAGCGTCTGGACGAGGCGCCGCAGCGGCGCGGGGTGATCGCCGACCTGACCTGCGACTCGGACGGGCGCATCGACACCTACGTCGGCAACGAGACGCTGGACACCTCGATGGCGATCCATTCGCTCAATCCCGGCGAGAGCTACCGGCTGGGGTTCTTCCTGGTGGGCGCCTACCAGGAGATCCTCGGCGACATCCACAACCTGTTTGGCGACACCGACGCGGTGGCGGTGCAGATCGACGGCGACGGTTACCAGTTGACCCAGCAGCGCCGCGGCGACACCACCGACGTGATGCTCGACTATGTCGGCTACTCGCTTGGCGAGCTGCGCGCCAGCTACCGGGCCAAGGTCGCCGCCGCGGATCTACCCGCCGACGAGGCCGAGCGCCTGAACGCCGCGCTGGAAGCCGGCCTGACCGGATACACCTACCTCAGCGACGCGCCACTGGCGTAG
- the speE gene encoding polyamine aminopropyltransferase: protein MNAEMTWHYENFEPSGSAIGFRITRKLDEVQSPFQKIEIFETTDWGNLMLIDGAVMLTSRDNFLYHEMMSHPALFTHADPKQVVIIGGGDCGTLREVLKHPGVESAAQCDIDEQVTRMSEKYFPELCDSNDDPRAQLLFDDGIAYMKHCAPGSLDVVIVDSTDPVGPAEGLFNKSFFESCFRALKDDGILVQQSESPLVLLDLIKAMRAEMGKAGFTSFQTLPFPQPCYPTGWWSCTLARKGQGFDFREADARAKTFHSKYYSADIHRGAATLPPFVAEALEG from the coding sequence ATGAACGCTGAGATGACGTGGCACTACGAGAACTTCGAGCCCTCCGGCTCGGCGATCGGCTTCCGCATCACCCGCAAGCTGGACGAGGTGCAGTCGCCGTTCCAGAAGATCGAGATCTTCGAGACCACCGACTGGGGCAACCTGATGCTGATCGATGGCGCGGTGATGCTGACCAGCCGCGACAACTTCCTATACCACGAGATGATGTCGCACCCGGCGCTGTTCACCCACGCCGATCCGAAGCAGGTCGTCATCATCGGTGGCGGCGACTGCGGCACCCTGCGCGAGGTGCTGAAGCACCCGGGCGTGGAGAGCGCGGCGCAGTGCGACATCGACGAGCAGGTCACCCGGATGTCGGAGAAGTACTTCCCCGAGCTGTGCGATTCCAACGACGATCCCCGCGCGCAGCTGCTGTTCGATGACGGCATCGCCTACATGAAGCACTGCGCGCCCGGCAGCCTGGACGTGGTCATCGTCGATTCCACCGATCCGGTCGGCCCGGCTGAGGGACTGTTCAACAAGTCCTTCTTCGAGTCGTGCTTCCGTGCGCTCAAGGACGACGGCATCCTGGTCCAGCAATCCGAATCACCGCTGGTGCTGCTCGACCTGATCAAGGCGATGCGCGCGGAGATGGGCAAGGCCGGCTTCACCTCGTTCCAGACGCTACCCTTCCCGCAGCCGTGCTACCCCACCGGCTGGTGGAGCTGCACGCTGGCGCGCAAGGGCCAGGGCTTCGACTTCCGCGAGGCTGATGCCCGCGCGAAGACCTTCCACAGCAAGTACTACAGCGCCGACATCCACCGCGGCGCGGCGACGTTGCCGCCGTTCGTGGCAGAAGCACTGGAGGGCTGA
- a CDS encoding DUF4153 domain-containing protein, which produces MSPVEEPLPRQVQLFIVLLALLQALALWIVWVGVERDWPLLGALGTRVCWYTLVLSVPTAMALSVQRLDDARFWQNTALVGVVFLALGAWVARAATGAPGLEASAVLTPFAISMAAALFVAGPFLQCRQAHGRWCAPYPELFAHAWQNLLTLLVAGFFTGICWAVLGLWAGLFTLIGVEFFADLFTGTAFAYLATGLFAGLGVLVGRSQARPVQVMRRLLIAIFTGLFPLLAAIAVLFVVTLPFTGLEPLWSTRSAATVLMALLVAMVVFANAVYQDGDDPAPYPRPLRVLAAAGLVVLPVFAVLALVALGLRVGQYGWSVERIWAAIAAAILTVHAFGYAWAALDRRGRWLARIEPVNVTAALAGLLLVLLANSPVLDPQRIAAASQAQRLLDGRTRADDFDEAYLRYRSGRAGYKTLQGLSKAPQVTSNAGLADRIERALLQTERYQPWNSDGETTATGEDRASLQPGAIPVIGPEPETGWWDALAARDLDAVGCGQPGSDCIAIVRDLDADGVLDVLLCHLGVDHTVHCRVHARENGIWYDIAPVVMFDDGTRKLSGALRRGEVTLVPRRWPDLEVAGQRSAIEDPSAEPAEPVAAIDSADRVNHVDRVDEADSADPISPPEPAEPVDPAD; this is translated from the coding sequence ATGAGTCCGGTCGAGGAACCGTTGCCGCGCCAGGTGCAGCTTTTCATCGTCCTGCTGGCGCTGCTGCAGGCGCTTGCCCTGTGGATTGTCTGGGTGGGGGTGGAGCGGGACTGGCCGCTGCTCGGCGCACTGGGCACCCGTGTGTGCTGGTACACGCTGGTGCTGTCGGTGCCCACGGCGATGGCCTTGTCGGTGCAGCGCCTGGACGACGCGCGCTTCTGGCAGAACACGGCGCTCGTGGGGGTCGTGTTCCTTGCGCTGGGCGCCTGGGTCGCGCGGGCGGCCACCGGCGCGCCGGGGCTGGAGGCCTCCGCCGTACTGACACCGTTCGCGATCAGCATGGCCGCGGCGCTGTTCGTGGCCGGTCCGTTCCTGCAATGCCGGCAGGCGCACGGCCGCTGGTGCGCGCCGTATCCGGAACTGTTCGCCCACGCCTGGCAGAACCTGCTGACCTTGCTGGTCGCGGGCTTCTTCACCGGCATCTGCTGGGCGGTACTGGGCCTGTGGGCCGGGCTGTTCACGCTGATAGGCGTGGAATTTTTTGCCGACCTGTTTACCGGCACCGCGTTCGCCTATCTGGCCACGGGGCTGTTCGCCGGCCTGGGGGTGCTGGTCGGACGCAGCCAGGCGCGACCGGTGCAGGTGATGCGACGGCTGCTGATCGCGATCTTCACCGGCCTGTTTCCGCTGCTGGCCGCCATCGCGGTGCTGTTCGTAGTGACCCTGCCGTTTACCGGTCTGGAGCCGCTATGGAGCACCCGTTCGGCGGCCACGGTCTTGATGGCGCTGCTCGTGGCGATGGTCGTATTCGCCAACGCGGTCTACCAGGACGGTGACGATCCCGCCCCTTACCCGCGTCCGCTGCGGGTGCTGGCGGCGGCCGGGCTGGTGGTGCTGCCGGTATTCGCCGTGCTGGCACTGGTCGCGCTGGGCCTGCGCGTCGGCCAGTACGGCTGGAGCGTGGAGCGCATCTGGGCCGCGATCGCAGCGGCGATCCTCACCGTGCACGCGTTTGGTTATGCCTGGGCGGCGCTGGACCGGCGCGGTCGCTGGCTGGCGCGCATTGAGCCGGTAAACGTCACCGCCGCGCTGGCCGGGCTCCTGCTGGTGTTGTTGGCCAATTCGCCGGTGCTCGACCCGCAGCGCATCGCCGCTGCCAGCCAGGCCCAGCGCCTGCTCGATGGGCGTACCCGTGCGGATGATTTCGATGAGGCCTACCTGCGCTACCGCTCCGGTCGTGCGGGATACAAGACGCTGCAGGGATTGTCGAAGGCACCGCAGGTCACGTCGAACGCCGGGCTGGCGGATCGCATCGAGCGCGCCCTGCTGCAGACCGAGCGTTACCAGCCGTGGAATTCGGACGGGGAGACCACAGCCACGGGGGAGGACCGGGCGTCACTGCAGCCCGGCGCAATCCCGGTGATCGGGCCCGAGCCGGAGACCGGCTGGTGGGACGCCCTGGCGGCGCGCGACCTGGATGCCGTGGGTTGTGGGCAACCGGGAAGTGACTGCATCGCCATCGTGCGCGACCTGGACGCGGACGGCGTGCTGGACGTGCTGCTGTGCCACCTGGGCGTCGACCACACCGTGCACTGCCGCGTGCACGCACGCGAAAACGGCATCTGGTACGACATCGCACCGGTGGTGATGTTCGACGATGGCACGCGCAAGTTGTCAGGCGCACTGCGGCGCGGCGAAGTGACGCTGGTGCCGCGGCGGTGGCCCGACCTGGAGGTTGCCGGGCAGCGCAGCGCGATCGAGGATCCATCGGCCGAGCCGGCGGAGCCGGTTGCAGCGATCGATTCAGCTGATCGCGTCAATCACGTCGATCGCGTCGACGAGGCCGATTCGGCCGACCCAATCAGTCCACCCGAGCCGGCGGAACCCGTCGATCCGGCCGACTGA